A genomic stretch from Candidatus Zixiibacteriota bacterium includes:
- the truB gene encoding tRNA pseudouridine(55) synthase TruB, which produces MVQYDGILLCNKPYGVSSHDVISNLRQAIGQRRIGHTGTLDPRATGLLVICLGRATKIAQFLAEADKTYEAEIKLGIRSSTFDSEGIMDESTVRVVPELGAKEVAEILSEFKGVIKQRVPAFSAVKMNGQRLYKLARRGEQVETPEREIEINDINLTRLNLPFISFVVCCSKGTYIRALANEIGERVGCGAYLSRLNRVHVGGFELKDALSLNEIKYYRQAGTLKRYIKPIEGVLAFPVNPLLTLQALKISPM; this is translated from the coding sequence ATGGTTCAATATGATGGCATCCTTCTTTGCAACAAGCCTTATGGCGTTTCCAGCCATGATGTTATCTCCAATTTGAGGCAGGCTATCGGTCAGCGAAGAATCGGTCATACCGGAACGCTCGACCCGCGCGCAACCGGACTTCTGGTCATCTGTCTGGGTCGCGCCACAAAAATCGCGCAATTCCTGGCCGAGGCGGATAAGACCTATGAGGCCGAAATCAAGCTGGGCATACGCTCTTCAACTTTTGACAGCGAGGGAATCATGGATGAATCCACCGTGAGGGTGGTCCCCGAGTTGGGCGCAAAGGAGGTTGCCGAAATCCTTTCCGAATTCAAAGGAGTAATCAAACAGAGGGTTCCGGCCTTTTCTGCGGTCAAAATGAATGGGCAACGATTATATAAATTGGCCCGCCGCGGGGAACAGGTGGAAACGCCTGAGAGAGAAATTGAAATCAATGATATCAATTTGACCAGATTGAACCTTCCTTTTATCAGTTTTGTCGTTTGCTGCTCCAAAGGGACTTATATCCGCGCCCTGGCCAACGAAATCGGCGAAAGGGTCGGCTGCGGCGCCTATTTATCGCGATTAAATCGCGTGCATGTGGGAGGTTTTGAACTGAAGGACGCCTTAAGTCTTAACGAAATCAAATATTACCGGCAGGCTGGAACCTTGAAAAGATATATCAAACCCATTGAGGGAGTTCTCGCTTTTCCCGTTAACCCTCTTTTAACTTTACAAGCTCTCAAAATCTCTCCGATGTGA
- a CDS encoding bifunctional oligoribonuclease/PAP phosphatase NrnA — translation MNTTTKINSAKLFEIIKSSQSVLISSHEEPDGDSIGSQLALLQLITNLGKNGLILNRGTIPFKYRFLPDIALINDITKYDGGMNFDLAIVLECPGLERTGGAEKLVTPETLIINIDHHPDNRNFGTVNYLDSEISSVGEMLAELFIEADIPIDQKTATWLYAAILTDTGRFRYGSTKRRTMEIAGRLIEAGANQRDICDNIYYSLPSSTLLLTGAVLSGISFFENGKICLLQLEQSTLEKNGADLSEADGLTDFSLFGHGVIVGGLLKEINGNRTKVSLRSRDSLDVSRLAHKYGGGGHHSAAGFMIELPLEAARKVVLEELKEIVNGSI, via the coding sequence ATGAACACAACGACGAAAATAAATAGCGCCAAATTATTCGAAATCATCAAGAGCTCGCAATCTGTTCTGATAAGCTCGCATGAGGAACCTGACGGAGATTCCATCGGCTCGCAGCTGGCCCTGCTTCAGTTAATCACCAATCTGGGGAAAAACGGACTGATTCTAAACCGGGGGACCATACCTTTCAAATATCGATTTCTTCCCGATATAGCGCTGATCAATGATATCACGAAATATGACGGCGGAATGAACTTTGACCTGGCCATTGTCCTCGAATGTCCTGGATTGGAGCGAACGGGAGGAGCCGAGAAATTGGTGACCCCTGAAACGCTGATAATAAACATCGATCATCACCCTGATAATCGAAATTTCGGCACCGTCAATTACCTGGATAGCGAAATTTCCTCGGTCGGCGAAATGCTGGCGGAGCTGTTCATCGAGGCCGATATTCCCATCGATCAAAAAACCGCCACCTGGCTCTATGCGGCTATCTTAACCGATACCGGCAGATTTCGTTATGGCTCCACCAAAAGAAGAACTATGGAAATAGCGGGACGCCTCATTGAAGCAGGCGCCAATCAGAGGGATATCTGCGACAACATCTATTATTCTCTGCCCAGTTCCACCCTCTTACTCACCGGCGCAGTACTTTCCGGCATCAGTTTCTTTGAAAATGGGAAAATCTGTCTTCTTCAATTGGAGCAGAGCACTCTTGAGAAGAATGGCGCCGATTTGAGCGAGGCCGATGGCCTGACAGATTTCTCCCTATTCGGCCATGGCGTAATTGTCGGCGGATTGCTTAAAGAAATCAATGGCAATCGTACCAAAGTCTCGTTGCGTTCGCGCGATAGTCTGGATGTTTCCCGCCTGGCCCACAAGTACGGCGGCGGCGGACATCATAGCGCCGCAGGATTCATGATCGAGTTGCCACTCGAGGCGGCGCGAAAAGTAGTGCTGGAGGAATTGAAGGAGATCGTCAATGGTTCAATATGA
- the rbfA gene encoding 30S ribosome-binding factor RbfA has product MRQFKRSDRLRSQILRDVQVMLEHECTARLQGMVTFTDVEISADLKYATIFYSVLGDDEAKQRASAYLTRIRKRVQSELGALLRLKKTPEIRFEFDPSIERGMRIEQILNELSRKDEHNDENK; this is encoded by the coding sequence ATGCGCCAGTTCAAGAGATCTGATCGACTCAGGAGCCAGATTTTGAGGGATGTGCAGGTTATGCTGGAACATGAATGCACGGCGCGATTGCAGGGAATGGTAACATTCACCGACGTGGAAATATCGGCGGATTTGAAGTATGCCACTATATTTTATTCGGTCCTGGGGGATGATGAGGCCAAGCAGAGAGCTTCGGCCTATCTGACGCGTATCCGGAAGCGAGTTCAGAGCGAATTGGGAGCTTTGTTGCGCCTGAAAAAAACTCCGGAAATAAGATTTGAATTCGACCCCTCCATCGAACGCGGCATGAGAATTGAACAGATCCTAAATGAATTGTCCCGGAAAGATGAACACAACGACGAAAATAAATAG
- a CDS encoding DUF503 domain-containing protein translates to MFVGTVVIDINLPGVTSLKEKRRRLKPLLARLQSRFNVSVAEVDYNNNLRMAQIGAAVVSNDKRFADQMIARIVEAVKNEQEIYMTDYRVEIL, encoded by the coding sequence TTGTTTGTCGGTACGGTTGTCATTGATATCAATCTCCCAGGCGTAACTTCATTAAAAGAGAAAAGAAGGAGATTGAAACCGCTTCTGGCCAGGCTGCAGAGCCGTTTCAATGTCTCTGTCGCCGAGGTTGATTACAATAACAATCTGAGAATGGCCCAGATCGGAGCGGCCGTTGTCAGCAACGATAAGAGATTCGCCGACCAGATGATTGCACGTATAGTTGAAGCGGTGAAGAATGAACAGGAAATATACATGACCGATTATCGAGTGGAAATACTTTAA